A genomic stretch from Flavobacterium humidisoli includes:
- a CDS encoding Gfo/Idh/MocA family protein: protein MEKITRRSFVNKFGLGVGASVVMTTLPSFITETEKVHKPYTGKKLNIALCGLGNYASLLAEGLQVSEYCQLTGIVTGTPSKAEAWKKKYNIPEKNIYNYENFDSIIKNKDIDLVYVVTPNALHKEFTVRAAKAGKHVIVEKPMAITIEDCEEMIKACNDNNVQLAMGYRLHYEPNHLEVKRLGQEKVLGQVRYIEASLGYSTYDIHDVNKPVDLNARNEWRLTKKWAGGGSLINLGVYCIQVSRYVLGEEPIAVTAQFGTINNKNRFAQVEENITWQMEFPSGAVANCSSSYGFGIDRFHAAADEGFFEMSPAVSYGPFVGKRSDGKAFNFPVINQQQTQMDEICKVILANQKLPNHITGEEGIKDVRIINAIYKAAETGKKVSLK, encoded by the coding sequence TGGAGTGGGCGCTTCAGTTGTGATGACTACGCTTCCTTCTTTTATTACCGAAACAGAAAAGGTTCACAAACCCTACACCGGAAAAAAATTAAATATTGCTTTGTGCGGTTTAGGAAACTATGCTTCACTATTAGCTGAAGGTCTTCAGGTTTCTGAATACTGCCAACTTACTGGAATTGTCACAGGAACACCTTCCAAAGCTGAAGCATGGAAAAAGAAATATAACATTCCTGAAAAGAATATCTATAACTACGAAAACTTCGATTCAATCATAAAAAATAAAGACATTGATTTGGTGTACGTTGTAACTCCAAATGCACTGCACAAAGAATTTACTGTTCGCGCTGCAAAAGCAGGAAAACATGTAATTGTAGAAAAACCAATGGCAATAACTATTGAAGATTGTGAAGAAATGATCAAAGCCTGCAACGATAATAATGTGCAATTGGCAATGGGATATCGACTGCATTACGAACCAAATCATCTAGAAGTAAAACGATTGGGACAAGAAAAAGTTTTGGGACAAGTTCGCTATATTGAAGCTTCTCTTGGTTATAGCACTTATGATATTCATGACGTTAATAAACCTGTTGATTTAAATGCTCGTAACGAATGGAGGCTGACTAAAAAATGGGCAGGAGGCGGTTCGTTAATTAATTTAGGCGTTTACTGCATCCAAGTTTCGCGTTATGTTTTAGGTGAAGAACCAATTGCAGTTACTGCACAATTTGGAACCATAAACAATAAAAACAGATTTGCTCAAGTGGAAGAAAATATCACGTGGCAAATGGAATTTCCGAGTGGTGCTGTTGCCAATTGCAGCAGTTCTTACGGTTTTGGCATTGATCGATTCCATGCTGCTGCAGATGAAGGTTTCTTTGAGATGAGTCCTGCTGTGAGCTATGGCCCTTTTGTAGGTAAAAGATCTGATGGAAAAGCATTTAATTTTCCTGTAATAAACCAACAGCAAACTCAAATGGATGAAATTTGCAAAGTGATTTTAGCAAACCAAAAACTTCCAAATCATATTACAGGCGAAGAAGGAATTAAAGACGTTAGAATCATCAATGCCATTTATAAAGCTGCTGAAACAGGTAAAAAAGTTAGTTTGAAATAG